Part of the Hydrogenobacter hydrogenophilus genome is shown below.
GGACTCTACCTGTGGGTGGGGTTACCGCATTGGCTGCTCTTCCAAACCTGGTCATAGAGTCAAGGAGTATAACCACATCGTGTTTTAATTCTACAAGCCTTTTTGCCTTTTCTACTACAAGCTCTGCTACCTGCATGTGCCTTTCTGGAGGCTCGTCAAAAGTTGATGCTACTACTTCTGCTCCATCACCTACTATTCTCCTCATCTCTGTAACTTCTTCTGGGCGTTCGTCGATTAGCAATATGATAAGATGCACCTCTGGGTGATTTTGGATGAGTGCTTTTGCTATCTTCTGAAGCAGGACAGTCTTACCTGCTTTTGGCGGAGCTACTATGAGTCCTCTCTGACCTTTTCCTATAGGAGTCAAGAGGCTTACAACTCTTGTAGAAAGTTCCGTAGGTGATACCTCTAAGTTAAACCTTTCAGTAGGATGATAAGGTGTGAGTTTTTCAAAGAGAGGTCTGTTTTTTAGGACCTCAGGGTCTGGTGGTAAGCCATTTACTGATTCTATTTTTATGAGGGCTTGATACTTTTCTTTCTCTTGGGGTGGTCTTGCAAAGCCTATAATGGTATCGCCTGTTCTAAGTCCGAACTTCTTTATTTGGGAAGGTGATACATAAATGTCGGTAGAGCTTGGCATGTAGTTATTTTCCGCGCTTCTTATAAAACCATAGCTTTCAGGAAGTATTTCAAGTACCCCCTTTACAAAGTTTAGTCCTTCTTCCTTTGCTTGAGTAGTGAGTATCTTCTCTATAAGCTCTTCTTTTCTTAAGCCAGTTACTCTTGACAAGTCAAGCTCTCTTCCTATCTTCTGAAGCTCTCCTAAGGACATTTTCCTAAGCTCTTCGTAAGAGTAAATCTTTTTTTCTTGAGTAGTTGGTGTCTC
Proteins encoded:
- the rho gene encoding transcription termination factor Rho: MEQETPTTQEKKIYSYEELRKMSLGELQKIGRELDLSRVTGLRKEELIEKILTTQAKEEGLNFVKGVLEILPESYGFIRSAENNYMPSSTDIYVSPSQIKKFGLRTGDTIIGFARPPQEKEKYQALIKIESVNGLPPDPEVLKNRPLFEKLTPYHPTERFNLEVSPTELSTRVVSLLTPIGKGQRGLIVAPPKAGKTVLLQKIAKALIQNHPEVHLIILLIDERPEEVTEMRRIVGDGAEVVASTFDEPPERHMQVAELVVEKAKRLVELKHDVVILLDSMTRFGRAANAVTPPTGRVLTGGIEATALQRPKKFFGAARNIEEGGSLTIIATALIETGSKMDDVIYEEFKGTGNMEIHLDRRLMERRIFPAINIEKSGTRKEELLLEEWELQRVWVLRKFLATMDPIEAMEFLLDKLKKFKTNKDFLKAMHS